One Pelodiscus sinensis isolate JC-2024 chromosome 24, ASM4963464v1, whole genome shotgun sequence DNA segment encodes these proteins:
- the LOC112546959 gene encoding phospholipase A2 inhibitor and Ly6/PLAUR domain-containing protein-like, translating into MGVSWLLCLLPAFLATAGIQAGTLTCNVCLGPTKACDLIEGTCQDDPVTGGCISVAEDISLGEIKQTYFSKQCLSGYKNDIKGPFSFTVGKDEYVRINVTQCNTDLCNSDIPQVTPNTTPNGQQCPTCFALNSDTCNSEITPCTGKEIYCLDYTGELNHDGSVNTFKAMGCASMSAQEIRPGTTLRNTGTTMVFHPVTIATTTTIETPTTSTDTTTITTTETPTTTTDTTTTTDTTTITTTETPTTTTDTTTITTTETPTTTTDTTTTETPTTTTTDTTTTTTTE; encoded by the exons atgggggtttcctggctcctctgcctcctccctgctttcCTAGCTACAGCCGGTATCCAAG CGGGGACCCTGACATGCAACGTGTGCTTGGGCCCAACGAAGGCCTGCGATTTGATTGAAGGGACCTGCCAAGACGACCCGGTGACGGGCGGCTGCATCTCCGTGGCAGAAGACATTTCTCTGG GTGAGATAAAGCAGACGTACTTCTCCAAGCAATGTCTCAGCGGATATAAGAATGACATAAAAGGCCCCTTCTCTTTCACCGTGGGGAAGGACGAGTACGTGAGGATCAATGTCACACAATGCAACACAGATTTGTGTAACTCAGACATACCTCAAG TGACCCCGAACACCACCCCGAACGGGCAGCAGTGCCCAACCTGCTTTGCTCTGAACTCCGATACCTGCAACAGCGAAATTACCCCCTGCACAGGGAAGGAGATCTATTGCCTGGATTACACTGGCGAGCTGAACCACG ATGGATCTGTTAACACATTTAAAGCAATGGGCTGCGCGTCAATGTCTGCACAGGAGATAAGACCCGGAACCACCCTGAGAAATACAGGCACCACAATGGTATTTCACCCTGTGACCATtgctaccaccaccaccattgAAACACCCACCACCAGCACCGATacaaccaccatcaccaccactgaaacacccaccaccaccaccgataCAACCACCACCACCGATacaaccaccatcaccaccactgaaacacccaccaccaccaccgatacaaccaccatcaccaccactgaaacacccaccaccaccactgatacaaccaccactgaaacacccaccaccaccaccaccgatacaaccaccaccaccaccactgaa